One genomic segment of Rivularia sp. PCC 7116 includes these proteins:
- a CDS encoding DUF362 domain-containing protein: protein MAYKITNKCISCDLCKNVCPSNAIKIIDERPWIDPELCKNCIDSVYSVPQCKAGCPTYDGCVKIKSDYWENWFDIYKNLKSQLTHKNDQTEYWEKWFNTYSQKYSEQLQNS, encoded by the coding sequence ATGGCTTACAAGATTACTAACAAGTGTATTTCCTGCGATTTATGTAAAAATGTTTGTCCCAGCAATGCAATCAAAATAATTGATGAGCGTCCGTGGATTGACCCCGAGCTTTGTAAAAATTGCATTGATAGCGTTTATTCTGTACCTCAATGTAAGGCTGGTTGTCCTACCTACGACGGCTGCGTAAAAATAAAATCAGATTATTGGGAAAACTGGTTTGATATTTACAAAAATCTAAAATCACAGCTTACACATAAAAACGATCAAACTGAATATTGGGAAAAGTGGTTTAATACTTATTCCCAAAAATACTCCGAACAGTTACAGAATAGTTAA
- a CDS encoding site-specific integrase — MQDIQNQIFSDFEPPCTTDGSHLGVMHHVKETQKHYDMKFEQELLKVNHRLKSSKTKVSLQAKKGGIQLRATLPLKPNDTHKQGRDKKQYTISLGIPASFDGLKTAEEEGYELGKLIARQTFTWTDKYLGKQAQRKNNITFDEFYEQFEKRYFETRKRTIKSENTFNTQLRNLRYYFSGKEVITIANLREKIKIIDSSVNRMSAISLANILCKMLNIEANFSDLKVSYKPKKRNIPNDEQISNSISLFKNHYLSISKMSPSYRDNWRIYQTIYALLAIYGLRPREIVNNPNLDWLMSHENKHNTFKVHESNKTGYREVFPFVAEWIEIFDLKNIENIEKLKKFSSSWKTASQLKDRVATIANNFRYAQVKFTPYDLRHACAIRAHLQGIPIKAAANNLGHSVQMHTKVYQQWFSLENTRKAFEHTFEEVNEVGVLKDENARLKKRIAELEHQLAKQNLSEIMKT; from the coding sequence ATGCAAGATATACAGAATCAAATCTTTAGTGACTTTGAACCACCATGCACTACTGATGGAAGTCACTTAGGAGTAATGCATCATGTAAAAGAGACTCAAAAGCATTACGATATGAAATTTGAACAGGAATTACTTAAAGTTAATCACAGGCTGAAATCTAGCAAGACTAAAGTCAGCTTGCAAGCAAAAAAAGGAGGTATACAGCTTAGAGCTACCCTTCCACTAAAGCCAAATGATACTCATAAACAGGGTAGAGATAAAAAGCAATACACTATAAGTCTGGGTATCCCTGCTAGTTTTGATGGGCTAAAGACTGCTGAAGAGGAAGGCTACGAATTAGGTAAGTTAATTGCTCGTCAGACTTTTACTTGGACTGATAAGTATCTAGGAAAGCAAGCTCAAAGAAAGAACAATATTACTTTTGACGAGTTTTACGAACAGTTTGAAAAAAGATATTTTGAAACCAGGAAACGAACTATAAAAAGTGAAAATACTTTTAATACTCAACTTCGCAATTTAAGATATTATTTTTCAGGTAAAGAAGTTATAACAATCGCTAATTTAAGAGAAAAAATAAAAATAATAGATTCCTCTGTAAATCGAATGTCTGCCATTAGTTTGGCTAATATTTTATGTAAGATGCTAAATATTGAAGCTAATTTCTCTGATTTAAAAGTATCTTATAAGCCAAAGAAAAGGAATATCCCGAACGACGAACAAATATCGAATTCTATATCACTATTCAAAAATCATTATCTTAGCATTTCTAAAATGAGTCCTAGCTATAGAGATAATTGGAGAATATATCAAACAATATATGCTTTATTAGCAATATACGGACTGCGACCTAGAGAAATAGTTAACAATCCGAATTTAGATTGGTTAATGTCCCATGAAAACAAGCACAATACTTTTAAAGTTCACGAATCAAATAAAACTGGATATAGAGAAGTTTTTCCTTTCGTAGCCGAATGGATTGAAATTTTTGATTTAAAAAATATTGAAAATATTGAAAAGCTTAAAAAATTTTCTAGTTCCTGGAAAACAGCTAGTCAACTAAAAGATAGAGTCGCTACAATTGCTAATAATTTTAGATATGCTCAAGTCAAATTTACACCATATGACTTGAGACATGCTTGTGCGATTCGAGCGCATTTACAAGGAATTCCGATTAAAGCTGCTGCAAATAATTTAGGTCATAGCGTACAAATGCATACTAAAGTGTATCAGCAATGGTTTAGTTTAGAAAATACACGTAAAGCTTTTGAGCATACTTTTGAAGAAGTTAATGAAGTAGGTGTTTTGAAAGACGAAAATGCTCGACTCAAAAAACGCATAGCTGAATTAGAACATCAACTTGCTAAACAGAATTTATCCGAAATAATGAAAACTTAA
- a CDS encoding phage integrase, with protein MVDIQGKAFSDFDVPTTSDGSYMGRKKIVDATKEHHDMKFEQELVKINQRLKSSKTKVSIEASKGGIQLRATLPLKPGDSHKQGKNRKQYKISLGIPANFDGLKTGEEEAYELGKLIARKTFVWNDKYLGQQAKKKNSITFKEFYEQFEKIYFQTRKKTIRSEHSFLDYQRKFKRYFYSDDAITIESLKEKITQANTFNTRRIAIIIAHFICKALDIKHDFSDLKIKKQFQTRDIPDDKRIVNSLYLIDSYLDKIKPCNRDKSAKVCKRNQVIVGLLAVYGLRPREIFNQPYLDWLMSFENKHNTFKVHKSNKTGYREVFPFVPEWIELFDLKNQENINLLQQYISEEQTAIDLHYKVSKLGDFFKSYKFSFTPYDLRHACAIRAHLQGIPIKAAADNLGHTVEIHTKVYQQWFGFENRRKAFDRAFDEMNQIEECQRELVEAKKRVAELEAEVTRLRLESSLR; from the coding sequence ATGGTAGACATACAGGGTAAGGCTTTCAGTGATTTTGATGTTCCTACTACTTCTGATGGAAGTTATATGGGTAGGAAGAAGATAGTAGATGCGACTAAAGAACATCACGATATGAAATTTGAGCAAGAGTTAGTAAAAATCAATCAGAGACTGAAATCTAGTAAAACGAAAGTATCTATTGAAGCAAGCAAAGGAGGTATACAGTTAAGAGCTACACTTCCCCTTAAACCAGGAGACTCTCATAAGCAAGGTAAAAATAGAAAGCAATACAAAATATCTTTAGGTATCCCAGCGAATTTTGATGGTTTGAAAACTGGTGAAGAAGAAGCTTATGAGCTAGGAAAATTAATAGCAAGAAAAACTTTTGTTTGGAATGATAAATATTTAGGACAACAAGCTAAAAAAAAGAACAGTATTACTTTTAAAGAGTTTTACGAACAGTTTGAAAAAATATATTTCCAAACTCGTAAAAAAACAATTAGAAGCGAACATAGTTTTCTTGATTATCAACGAAAATTTAAAAGGTATTTTTACTCTGATGATGCCATAACAATAGAATCTTTGAAGGAAAAAATCACACAGGCTAATACCTTTAACACTAGACGTATTGCGATAATAATCGCTCATTTTATTTGCAAAGCACTTGACATCAAACATGATTTTTCTGATTTAAAAATCAAAAAACAATTTCAAACCAGAGATATACCAGATGATAAAAGAATAGTCAATTCACTTTATTTAATTGATTCCTATTTAGATAAAATAAAACCCTGTAATCGAGACAAGTCTGCTAAAGTATGCAAGCGCAATCAGGTAATTGTAGGATTATTAGCTGTTTATGGTTTACGTCCTAGAGAGATATTTAATCAACCCTATTTAGATTGGTTAATGTCATTTGAAAATAAGCATAATACTTTTAAGGTTCATAAATCGAATAAAACTGGATACAGAGAAGTTTTTCCTTTTGTACCCGAATGGATTGAATTATTTGATTTAAAAAATCAAGAGAATATAAATTTGCTTCAGCAATATATTTCAGAGGAACAAACCGCGATTGACTTGCATTATAAAGTTAGTAAGCTAGGAGATTTTTTTAAGTCATATAAATTTTCATTCACACCATACGATTTGAGACATGCTTGTGCTATTAGAGCACACTTACAAGGAATTCCTATTAAGGCTGCTGCTGATAATTTAGGTCATACAGTCGAGATACATACTAAGGTTTATCAGCAATGGTTTGGTTTTGAGAATAGAAGAAAAGCATTCGATCGAGCTTTTGATGAGATGAATCAAATAGAAGAATGTCAGAGAGAGCTAGTCGAAGCTAAGAAGAGAGTCGCAGAGTTAGAAGCTGAGGTTACAAGGTTAAGATTAGAAAGTAGTCTTAGATAG
- a CDS encoding NAD(P)-dependent alcohol dehydrogenase — protein MQAVVIHEYGSADVLRYEEVEAPTTKPDELLVKVRAAGVNPIDWKIRKGMLKVISGNKFPMILGFDLAGEVLEVGSQVSNFQVGDEIYGSLPLPGGAYAQLAAVPQKVAAVKSKSISFEEAAGLPVAALTALQSLRDKANIKPLQTVLINGASGGVGIFAVQIAKALGAEVTGVCSGKNLDFVKSLGADFLIDYTQQDFTQNQVEYDIVFDAVGKQTFDNCKKNLKSNGVYITTLPSLQNIVSIGLTSLFGSKKAKFILAQPNTADLLYLNELIEAGKLRVVIDCTYPLKELAAAHIYSQSERAKGKIVINGMR, from the coding sequence ATGCAAGCAGTTGTCATCCACGAATATGGAAGTGCTGATGTTTTACGGTACGAAGAAGTAGAAGCACCAACAACAAAACCCGACGAATTATTAGTCAAAGTTCGCGCTGCGGGGGTTAATCCAATTGATTGGAAGATTCGTAAAGGAATGTTAAAAGTCATCAGTGGGAATAAGTTTCCCATGATTTTGGGATTTGATTTAGCAGGAGAAGTTTTAGAAGTTGGTTCCCAGGTGTCTAACTTCCAAGTAGGAGATGAGATTTATGGTTCTCTTCCTTTGCCTGGGGGTGCTTATGCCCAATTAGCGGCAGTACCGCAAAAAGTCGCAGCAGTGAAATCAAAGAGTATCAGTTTTGAAGAAGCAGCAGGTTTACCCGTAGCAGCACTCACCGCTTTACAATCGCTGCGAGACAAAGCCAATATTAAGCCATTACAAACCGTACTTATTAATGGAGCTTCTGGTGGAGTAGGTATTTTTGCAGTTCAAATTGCTAAAGCTCTGGGGGCAGAAGTAACGGGAGTTTGCAGTGGTAAAAACTTAGATTTCGTTAAGTCTTTAGGAGCAGATTTTCTTATAGACTATACCCAGCAAGATTTTACTCAAAATCAAGTAGAGTACGATATTGTGTTTGATGCAGTTGGTAAGCAGACTTTTGATAACTGTAAAAAAAATCTGAAATCAAACGGAGTCTACATTACAACTTTGCCGAGTCTGCAAAATATTGTGTCTATTGGATTAACAAGTTTGTTTGGGAGTAAAAAAGCCAAATTTATTCTTGCTCAGCCCAACACTGCTGACTTGCTTTATCTCAATGAGTTAATTGAAGCGGGTAAACTACGAGTGGTTATTGACTGCACCTATCCTTTAAAAGAATTAGCAGCCGCTCATATATATAGTCAAAGCGAACGAGCGAAAGGCAAGATTGTGATTAATGGAATGCGGTAG
- the bioA gene encoding adenosylmethionine--8-amino-7-oxononanoate transaminase — translation MKIQVDALWLPYAQMKTVAPPYRVVRAEGVKLYLDDGTVLIDGISSWWCVIHGYNHPVLNKAAQEQLTKFAHVMLGGLVNDAAIKLAETLVRITPKGLDRVFFGDSGSVGVEIALKMAIQFWRNKGVYEKSRFVALRLGYHGDTTGAMSVSDDDEGMHRLFKGAILPQYFVDAPGGDNIDSEECQASLYQLEQLLKSNNSEIAGVILEPVFQGAGGFRFYPPDYLLHARKLCDRYGVLLIFDEVATGFGRTGALFAADLANVTPDIMVLSKALTGGYFGLSATIATSQVYESFLGDDPELAFMHGPTFMGNAVACAVALASIELIETENYLSKIKIIEQVLKEEIQGLEGVSLCDARVLGAIGVLEFESPSNLVGFREFAMSRGVWLRPYSKWLYTMPPYVISEEDLRRVTGVMKEWVSHQDKGI, via the coding sequence ATGAAGATACAAGTTGATGCCCTCTGGCTCCCATACGCACAAATGAAGACTGTTGCTCCCCCCTATCGAGTAGTTAGAGCAGAGGGTGTCAAACTTTACCTCGATGATGGCACGGTTCTCATTGACGGTATTTCTTCGTGGTGGTGCGTTATTCACGGCTACAATCACCCCGTACTTAATAAGGCGGCTCAAGAGCAGCTGACAAAATTCGCTCATGTTATGCTTGGAGGTCTTGTTAACGATGCAGCTATTAAATTAGCCGAGACGTTAGTTAGAATTACCCCCAAAGGACTCGATCGCGTTTTTTTCGGTGACAGCGGCTCAGTAGGGGTCGAGATTGCGCTCAAGATGGCAATTCAGTTCTGGCGCAACAAAGGGGTTTACGAAAAGAGCCGTTTTGTGGCGCTGCGACTGGGGTATCATGGCGACACTACAGGAGCAATGTCGGTAAGTGACGACGACGAGGGAATGCACCGATTGTTTAAAGGAGCCATACTTCCCCAATATTTTGTTGATGCACCGGGTGGGGATAATATAGACTCTGAAGAATGCCAAGCATCGCTTTATCAACTTGAACAGCTTCTGAAATCGAACAATAGCGAAATTGCCGGTGTGATTCTCGAACCGGTATTTCAAGGAGCTGGTGGCTTTCGCTTCTATCCCCCCGATTATTTACTCCATGCCCGAAAACTGTGCGATCGCTACGGGGTACTACTAATATTCGATGAGGTAGCAACGGGTTTCGGACGAACAGGAGCCTTATTCGCAGCAGACCTAGCTAATGTCACCCCGGATATTATGGTGCTTAGTAAAGCGCTGACTGGGGGATACTTCGGACTATCGGCGACTATCGCTACAAGCCAAGTCTACGAATCCTTTCTGGGTGACGATCCGGAATTAGCCTTCATGCACGGGCCGACTTTCATGGGAAATGCAGTTGCCTGTGCCGTGGCTTTGGCAAGTATCGAACTTATAGAAACCGAAAACTACCTTAGTAAAATTAAAATTATTGAGCAAGTACTCAAAGAAGAGATTCAGGGATTGGAGGGAGTATCGCTTTGCGACGCACGAGTACTTGGAGCTATAGGAGTTCTGGAGTTTGAATCTCCGTCGAACCTCGTGGGATTTAGGGAGTTTGCTATGTCTAGGGGAGTTTGGCTCCGTCCGTACAGCAAGTGGCTGTATACTATGCCCCCATACGTCATTAGTGAAGAGGACTTGCGACGAGTTACCGGAGTAATGAAAGAGTGGGTGTCGCATCAAGACAAAGGCATCTAA
- the cysE gene encoding serine O-acetyltransferase: protein MPQSDEHISNQFAKNADGANTSVNENQSEANFITLLQHDFRIIFERDPAARNWLEVLFCYPGFHALCLHRLAHWLYRRKISLIPRLISHLGRFLSGIEIHPAAQIGKGVFIDHGMGVVIGETAIVGEYTLIYQGVTLGGTGKESGKRHPTIGKNAVIGAGASVLGNIQIGDRVRIGAGSVLLRDVPSCCTVVGIPARPVSRKQDATASPLEHGKLPDLEAAVIFSLVQRVEQLERKLLSLNQNSNSDALTKELVTKER, encoded by the coding sequence ATGCCACAATCGGATGAACATATCAGTAATCAATTCGCGAAAAATGCAGACGGTGCAAACACCTCTGTAAACGAAAATCAATCTGAAGCAAATTTTATCACGCTTCTGCAACATGATTTTCGGATTATTTTCGAGCGCGATCCAGCAGCACGTAATTGGTTAGAAGTTTTATTTTGCTACCCTGGATTTCACGCTTTATGTTTGCATCGTCTAGCCCATTGGTTATATCGTCGCAAAATTAGTTTGATTCCTCGGTTGATTTCCCATCTCGGAAGATTCCTTAGTGGAATAGAAATTCACCCTGCCGCACAAATTGGCAAAGGTGTATTTATAGATCATGGTATGGGAGTTGTAATCGGTGAAACCGCTATTGTCGGAGAGTATACATTGATTTATCAAGGTGTAACTCTTGGCGGTACTGGTAAAGAATCGGGGAAACGTCATCCCACCATTGGTAAAAACGCTGTAATCGGTGCTGGTGCTTCCGTTTTGGGTAATATCCAAATTGGCGATCGCGTTCGTATTGGAGCGGGTTCAGTTTTATTGCGAGATGTTCCTAGCTGCTGTACGGTTGTGGGAATACCCGCACGCCCAGTTTCTCGCAAGCAAGATGCAACTGCTTCACCTTTAGAACATGGGAAACTTCCCGATTTAGAGGCTGCCGTAATTTTCTCGTTAGTGCAACGGGTAGAACAACTAGAAAGAAAGTTGCTTTCCTTAAACCAAAATTCAAATAGTGATGCACTGACGAAGGAACTTGTAACCAAGGAGCGTTAA
- a CDS encoding Asr1405/Asl0597 family protein, whose protein sequence is MLPLDGSNVLNQIVQIPYHQRWQIYHRLQELNIPCSCMQDGSLQVQINNPMTAILLHSTVVQFTASRQSLISWLERCWQF, encoded by the coding sequence ATGTTACCGCTCGATGGTTCTAATGTCCTGAATCAAATAGTGCAAATTCCCTATCACCAACGTTGGCAAATTTACCATCGCCTGCAAGAGTTAAATATTCCCTGCTCTTGTATGCAAGATGGTTCATTACAAGTACAAATAAACAATCCAATGACGGCGATTTTACTTCATTCTACCGTCGTTCAATTTACAGCATCGCGTCAGTCATTAATCAGTTGGCTGGAAAGATGTTGGCAGTTTTAA
- a CDS encoding DUF2949 domain-containing protein — protein sequence MMLTPHSDTKFINFLQKELLLTSCDIAVAMRKSRLDKGPLPMLLWQYGLVDIEQLDKIFDWLESQN from the coding sequence ATGATGCTAACACCTCACAGCGATACAAAGTTTATTAACTTCTTGCAAAAAGAACTTTTACTTACTAGTTGTGATATTGCTGTGGCAATGCGAAAAAGCAGGTTAGATAAAGGACCCCTACCAATGCTGCTTTGGCAGTATGGTTTAGTTGATATAGAGCAGCTAGATAAAATTTTTGATTGGTTAGAATCTCAAAATTAA
- the nifV gene encoding homocitrate synthase, translating to MNQPPVLINDTTLRDGEQAAGVAFNLEEKVAIAKFLDAVGVHEIEVGIPAMGEEETRAIQAIANLNLQAKLLAWNRAVISDIKASIACGLNRVHICIPVSGVQISTKFQGQWRITLQQLRDSVNFALDNGLWVSVGGEDASRADKNFLLDVALFAQELGASRFRFCDTVGILDPFATYHRVKKLVESLSIPVEIHTHNDFGLATANALAGIEAGCLTANTTVNGLGERAGNAALEEVVMALKRIYGLDVGVDTTKLLDLSRLVADASRCSVPPWKAIVGENTFAHESGIHAHSVLQNPMTYEPFSPEEVGWERRVVVGKHSGRHAVTQVLEENGIKLNSEETKSVLEAVRQESVQKKRSLTTQEVLDLVQQGRYSHAIR from the coding sequence ATGAATCAACCACCTGTCTTAATTAATGACACAACATTACGCGATGGCGAACAAGCTGCGGGTGTTGCTTTCAATTTAGAAGAAAAAGTTGCGATCGCGAAGTTTCTTGATGCAGTTGGAGTACATGAAATAGAAGTCGGTATTCCAGCAATGGGTGAAGAAGAAACCCGAGCAATCCAAGCAATTGCTAACTTAAATTTGCAAGCCAAACTTTTAGCTTGGAATCGCGCTGTAATCTCAGACATAAAAGCTTCAATAGCTTGTGGATTGAACCGCGTACATATTTGCATTCCTGTTTCAGGGGTTCAAATAAGCACTAAGTTTCAAGGGCAATGGCGAATTACTCTACAGCAACTTAGAGACAGCGTTAACTTCGCTTTAGATAATGGACTTTGGGTTTCAGTCGGTGGAGAAGATGCTTCTAGGGCTGATAAAAATTTCCTATTGGATGTAGCTTTATTTGCTCAGGAGTTGGGTGCTTCAAGATTCCGCTTCTGCGATACGGTAGGAATTCTAGATCCTTTCGCAACCTATCATCGAGTTAAAAAACTGGTAGAATCGCTTTCGATTCCCGTGGAAATCCATACTCATAATGATTTTGGTTTAGCAACAGCTAACGCCCTTGCTGGTATAGAAGCAGGGTGTTTAACTGCGAATACAACGGTAAATGGCTTAGGTGAAAGGGCTGGAAATGCAGCTTTAGAAGAAGTCGTTATGGCTTTGAAGCGCATTTATGGCTTAGATGTAGGTGTTGATACTACGAAATTGCTCGATTTATCTAGGCTGGTAGCAGATGCGTCTCGCTGTAGCGTACCACCTTGGAAAGCAATTGTTGGCGAAAATACTTTTGCACACGAATCTGGTATCCACGCTCATAGCGTACTACAAAACCCAATGACTTATGAGCCATTCAGCCCTGAAGAAGTTGGTTGGGAAAGACGTGTAGTAGTAGGTAAGCATTCTGGAAGACATGCGGTAACTCAAGTTTTAGAAGAAAACGGCATCAAGCTTAACTCAGAGGAAACCAAATCTGTTTTAGAAGCAGTACGTCAAGAGTCGGTACAGAAAAAACGCAGCCTTACTACTCAGGAGGTATTAGATTTAGTACAACAGGGTAGATATTCCCATGCCATCAGATGA
- a CDS encoding nitrogen fixation protein NifZ — translation MPSDELELDLPPIYELGDKVRITSLIKNDGTYPGKKLGEVLINVGEVGYVISIGTYLQRAYIYAIRFMDKDIVIGCRKEELELIERGDQHESNAT, via the coding sequence ATGCCATCAGATGAATTAGAACTTGACTTACCACCAATATATGAACTTGGCGATAAAGTCAGAATTACCAGCCTAATTAAAAACGACGGTACTTATCCGGGTAAAAAATTAGGAGAAGTTTTAATCAATGTCGGAGAAGTCGGTTATGTCATAAGTATAGGCACATATTTACAGAGAGCTTATATTTATGCAATCCGTTTTATGGATAAGGATATTGTTATAGGTTGCCGTAAAGAAGAATTAGAACTTATAGAAAGAGGGGATCAACATGAAAGTAATGCTACGTAA
- the nifT gene encoding putative nitrogen fixation protein NifT, translating into MKVMLRKNGAGTLVVYVPKKDLEEEVVKQADGEAGKVLTLANGWELEFPDMPSTQDLPKTVEAKRLS; encoded by the coding sequence ATGAAAGTAATGCTACGTAAAAACGGTGCGGGTACTTTAGTGGTATATGTGCCGAAAAAAGATTTAGAAGAAGAAGTCGTCAAGCAAGCAGATGGGGAAGCTGGGAAAGTTTTGACTTTAGCAAATGGTTGGGAATTAGAATTTCCCGATATGCCAAGTACGCAAGATTTACCCAAAACTGTTGAAGCAAAAAGACTTTCATAA
- a CDS encoding (2Fe-2S) ferredoxin domain-containing protein, with protein MVNNYRTLSEFNLKGEFIGFEGDNLKKPKYLKLITYNGEIKLKLPKILRESAVSFLNPGNQINVFGVNKLNLRTGKTKLKVYGIKPIGTCPKQNIETKSKPKILVCKKSGCRKRNSQNVLPELEKILRERGLYDKVAIEHTGCLKCCSSSNCVLKLGKKEYRKIQPEAIAKMLENHLD; from the coding sequence ATGGTTAATAATTACAGGACTTTATCAGAATTTAACTTGAAGGGTGAATTTATTGGTTTTGAAGGTGACAACCTCAAAAAACCTAAGTATTTAAAATTGATAACTTATAACGGAGAAATTAAGCTCAAGCTGCCAAAAATTTTACGAGAATCTGCCGTTTCTTTTTTAAATCCTGGAAACCAAATTAATGTTTTTGGAGTAAACAAGTTAAATTTACGCACGGGAAAAACTAAATTAAAAGTTTATGGGATAAAACCGATTGGAACTTGTCCCAAACAAAATATAGAAACTAAAAGTAAACCCAAGATTTTAGTCTGTAAAAAATCTGGTTGTCGTAAAAGAAATAGTCAAAACGTATTACCTGAATTAGAAAAGATTTTGCGCGAAAGAGGACTTTATGACAAAGTTGCCATCGAGCATACTGGCTGTCTGAAATGTTGCAGCTCCTCCAATTGCGTATTGAAATTAGGTAAAAAAGAATATAGAAAGATTCAACCAGAAGCAATTGCTAAGATGTTAGAAAATCATTTAGACTAA